A single region of the Brachypodium distachyon strain Bd21 chromosome 3, Brachypodium_distachyon_v3.0, whole genome shotgun sequence genome encodes:
- the LOC100836569 gene encoding uncharacterized protein LOC100836569, with protein MGFFCVPSVPKVLPKNNSVSSSASSANGSSGGNSKKKQPAKQGKKQPVVKEEKKKRSSNLDRAALTTPHFPFHSRPGLM; from the coding sequence ATGGGCTTCTTTTGCGTGCCGTCAGTCCCCAAGGTGCTCCCCAAGAACAACTCTGTCTCTTCATCAGCGTCGTCTGCGAATGGTTCTTCTGGTGGCAATAGCAAGAAGAAGCAGCCGGCGAAACAGGGGAAGAAGCAACCGGTGGtaaaggaggagaagaagaagaggagcagcAACCTTGACCGGGCTGCCCTGACGACGCCGCACTTCCCCTTCCATTCTCGCCCGGGCCTCATGTAA